A region from the Lycium barbarum isolate Lr01 chromosome 8, ASM1917538v2, whole genome shotgun sequence genome encodes:
- the LOC132607971 gene encoding protein MAIN-LIKE 2-like, translating to MVERWRLETHTFHLHTGEATITLQDVEVMYGLQVDGCPLYKEEPQLPPSYREELTRLTDCVPQEGEIHGQTRMSMLALCTHLCLLDIEHPITDDTSQVDVDRHARLYLLIIFWGILFANTLGSHVSLKYLLFLEDLGDLGCYSWGTAVLAYLYRALCRAFMGDKKDVSGFHALLQSRMRPFQPIIAHPQPDFIAEGMPYTQRWTGGVI from the exons ATGGTTGAGCGATGGCGACTGGAGACCCACACATTTCATCTCCAcactggtgaggccactatcacgcttcaggatgtggaggtcatgtATGGACTACAGGTAGATGGATGCCCGTTATACAAAGAAGAGCCTCAGCTGCCGCCGTCGTATCGGgaggagttgactaggctcactgaTTGTGTGCCTCAGGAGGGTGAGATCCATGGACAGACTCGGATGTCAATGCTTGCCCTCTGTACTCACTTGTGCCTTTTAGACATCGAGCATCCTATTACAGACGACACATCTCAGGTGGATGTCGATCGTCATGCTCGTCTGTACTTGCTCATCATATTCTGGGGCATCCTATTTGCGAACACATTGGGTTCCCATGTCAGCTTAAAGTATTTGCTATTTCTGGAGGATCTGGGCGACTTGGGATGTTATAGCTGGGGCACTGCTGTTCTGGCTTACCTGTATCGAGCATTATGTCGAGCGTTTATGGGCGATAAGAAGGATGTCTCTGGATTTCACGCGCTCctccag TCTAGGATGAGGCCTTTTCAGCCCATAATTGCGCACCCTCAGCCTGACTTCATTGCTGAGGGCATGCCCTACACGCAGAGATGGACGGGAGGCGTAATCTga